ACCTCCCGTCCCTGGAGGCGCACGTCTCGGTCGAGCGTCAGCAGATCGAGAACCGCCGCGACTCCGACCTCGAGGCCCGTGCCAAGAAGGCCGAGACCGACCTGGCCGAGCTCGAGGCCGAGGGCGCCAAGGCCGACGTGCGCCGCAAGGTGCGCGAGGGTGCCGAGCGTGAGATGAAGCAGCTGCGCGACCGTGCGCAGCGCGAGCTGGACCGTCTGGACGAGGTCTGGGCCCGCTTCAAGAACCTCAAGGTCCAGGACCTCGAGGGCGACGAGCTGCTCTACCGCGAGCTGCGCGACCGCTTCGGCACGTACTTCTCCGGCTCGATGGGCGCCGCGGCGCTCAAGGACCGCCTGGAGACGTTCGACCTCGCCGAGGAGTCCGAGCGCCTGCGCGAGATCATCCGGACCGGCAAGGGCCAGAAGAAGACCCGGGCGCTCAAGCGCCTCAAGGTCGTCTCCGCCTTCCTGCAGACCACCAACAAGCCCAACGGCATGGTGCTGGACTGCGTCCCGGTCATCCCGCCGGACCTTCGCCCGATGGTGCAGCTGGACGGTGGCCGCTTCGCGACCTCCGACCTGAACGACCTGTACCGCCGCGTGATCAACCGCAACAACCGTCTGAAGCGTCTGCTCGACCTCGGTGCCCCCGAGATCATCGTGAACAACGAGAAGCGGATGCTCCAGGAGGCGGTCGACGCCCTCTTCGACAACGGCCGTCGTGGTCGCCCGGTCACGGGCCCCGGCAACCGTCCGCTGAAGTCCCTCAGCGACATGCTGAAGGGCAAGCAGGGTCGTTTCCGCCAGAACCTGCTCGGCAAGCGAGTCGACTACTCGGCCCGTTCGGTCATCGTCGTCGGCCCGCAGCTGAAGCTGCACCAGTGTGGTCTGCCGAAGGCCATGGCGCTGGAGCTCTTCAAGCCGTTCGTGATGAAGCGCCTGGTGGACCTCAACCACGCGCAGAACATCAAGTCGGCGAAGCGCATGGTCGAGCGCGCCCGCCCGGTGGTCTGGGACGTCCTCGAAGAGGTCATCGCCGAGCACCCGGTGCTGCTGAACCGTGCACCCACCCTGCACCGCCTCGGCATCCAGGCCTTCGAGCCCCAGCTGGTCGAGGGCAAGGCCATCCAGATCCACCCGCTCGTCTGTACCGCGTTCAACGCGGACTTCGACGGTGACCAGATGGCCGTCCACCTGCCGCTCTCCGCGGAGGCGCAGGCCGAGGCCCGCATCCTGATGCTGTCCTCGAACAACATCCTGAAGCCGGCCGACGGTCGCCCCGTCACCATGCCGACCCAGGACATGGTGCTCGGTCTGTTCTTCCTGACCTCGGACCGGGAGAAGGTGAAGGGCGGTGGCCGTTCCTTCACCTCCGCCGCCGAGGCCGTGATGGCCTTCGACGCCAAGCAGATCGACGTCCAGGCCGTGATCGACATCCGCCTGCCGATCGGCACCGTCCCGCCCCGTGGCTGGACCCCGCCGGTCGACGAGGACGGTCAGTCGACCTGGTTCGAGGGCGAGTCCTTCCGCCTGAAGACCACCCTGGGCCGCGCGCTCTTCAACGAGCTGCTGCCCGAGGACTACCCGTTCGTCGACTACGAGGTGGGCAAGAAGCAGCTCTCCGCGATCGTCAACGACCTGGCCGAGCGGTACCCCAAGGTCGTCGTGGCGGCGACCCTGGACAACCTGAAGGCGGCCGGTTTCCACTGGGCCACCCGCTCGGGTGTCACGGTGTCGATCTCCGACGTCGTGGTGCCGCCGAACAAGCCGCAGATCCTCGAGGGCTACGAGGCCCAGGCCGAGAAGGTGCAGCGTCAGTACGAGCGCGGCCTGATCACCAACGAGGAGCGCAAGAGCGAGCTCATCGGCATCTGGACCCGGGCGACCAACGAGGTCGCCGAGGCGATGAACGCCAACTTCGAGAAGACGAACCCCATCTTCATGATGGTGGACTCGGGCGCTCGAGGAAACATGATGCAGATGCGTCAGATCGCCGGTATGCGTGGTCTGGTGTCGAACGCAAAGAACGAGACCATCCCGCGGCCGATTAAGGCGTCGTTCCGTGAGGGCCTCACCGTTCTTGAGTACTTCATCTCCACCCACGGTGCCCGTAAGGGTCTGGCCGACACCGCGCTGCGTACCGCCGACTCCGGTTACCTGACTCGTCGTCTGGTCGACGTCTCCCAGGACGTCATCATCCGCGAGGAGGACTGCGGCACCGAGCGTGGCCTCAAGCTGGCGATCGGCGTGGTCGAGAACGGCGTCCTGCGCAAGACGGACGACGTCGAGACCAGCGTCTACGCCCGCATGCTGGCCGAGGACATCACGGTGGACGGCAAGCTTCTTGCCACCGCCAACACCGACCTCGGTGACGTCCTGATCGACGAGCTGATCCGCCACGGCATCAGCGAGGTCAAGACCCGCTCGATCCTGACCTGTGAGTCGGCAGTCGGCACCTGTGCCTTCTGCTACGGCCGTTCGCTGGCCACCGGCAAGCTGGTCGACATCGGTGAGGCGGTCGGCATCATCGCCGCCCAGTCCATCGGTGAGCCCGGTACCCAGCTGACGATGCGTACCTTCCACACCGGTGGTGTGGCCGGTGACGACATCACGCAGGGTCTGCCTCGTGTCGTCGAGCTCTTCGAGGCCCGTACCCCCAAGGGTGTGGCCCCGGTCTCGGAGGCCCAGGGCCGGGTCCGGATCGAGGACACCGAGAAGACCCGCAAGCTCGTCGTCACCCCCGACGACGGCAGCGACGAGATCGCCTACCCGATCTCCAAGCGCATCAAGCTGCTGGTCTCCGAGGGCGAGGCGGTCGCGGTCGGCCAGAAGCTGACCGCCGGCACGATGAACCCGCACGACGTCCTGCGGATCATGGGTCAGCGCGCCGTCCAGATCCACCTGGTGGCCGAGGTCCAGAAGGTCTACAACTCGCAGGGTGTGTCGATCCACGACAAGCACATCGAGATCATCATCCGGCAGATGCTCCGCCGCGTGACGATCATCGAGTCGGGCGACGCCGAGCTGCTCCCGGGCGAGCTCGTCGAGCGCGGCCGCTTCGAGACCGAGAACCGTCGCGTGGTCTCCGAGGGCGGTCACCCCGCCTCCGGCCGTCCGCAGCTGATGGGTATCACCAAGGCCTCGCTGGCGACCGAGTCCTGGCTGTCGGCCGCCTCCTTCCAGGAGACGACCCGAGTGCTGACCGACGCGGCGATCCACGCCAAGTCGGACCCGCTCCTTGGCCTCAAGGAGAACGTCATCCTCGGTAAGCTCATCCCGGCCGGTACGGGTCTCCCCCGCTACCGCAACATCCGGGTCGAGCCGACCGAGGAGGCCAAGGCCGCGATGTACTCGGCCGTCGGCTACGACGACTACGACCTGTCGCCCTTCAGCGCCGGCTCCGGCCAGGCAGTGCCGCTGGACGACTACGACTACGGCCCGTACACCGGCTGAGTCACGGTCACCTGATCGCAGGGCGGTCACCCCACACGGGGTGGCCGCCCTGCGGCGTTTCCTCCCCGGGCTCCCTCGGGCGGGGGAGGGGCCAGGACCGCTCCGGGGAGGGATCCGTGGGCGGGGGGTGGGGCGGCAGGATTCTCGGGGTCAGCAGGTGTGCAGCGAGGGGAGCTTGTCGTGAAGCGGGTACTGGCGGGGTTCGGGGTGGCGGTGGCCGTGGTGGCGGGGGTCACCGGGTGTGCGGCGCAGGAGGAGCGGGAGGTCGCGTACGGGGTGACCGAGGCGGTGCGGGTGCTGGTGGTGGACGGCGGGACCGGGGACGTCGAGGTGGTCGGGGAAGGCTCGGAGGTGCGGGTGACGGAGCATCAGTCGTACCGGGGGACGGCGCCGGAGGCGAAGCACCAGGTGGCGGACGGGACGCTGACGCTGTCGTACCGGTGCCCGGAGGACGACTGTGCGGTGGGCTACCGGGTGCGGGTGCCGGCCGGGACGGTGGTGAAGGTGAAGGCGGGGACCGGGAGCGTACGGCTGACGGGTCTGACCGCCGAGGTGGAGGCGTCGGCCGGGACCGGCACGATCACGGCGGAGCGGCTGGGCGGGCAGAAGGTGCAGCTGACCGCGGGGACGGGGGACGTGAAGGCGGGCTTCGCGGTGGCCCCGGCCGACGTCCGGGTGAAGGCGGGGACGGGCAGCGTGCGGGTGACGGTGCCGAAGGGCGAGGAGTACGCGGTGGAGGCGGCCACCGGCACCGGCAGCGTGGACGTCCAGGTGCCGGTGCGGACCGTGTCGGAGCGGAGGATCGTGGCCCGGGCGGCGACCGGTGACGTCACGGTCAGTGGTGGCTGATCGGGGCCCGGTGCGGCATGATCGACTTCACGGGGGTGGGACGGACGTGGAGCGGATGTCGCGGTGGCAGGCCCGGGCGGCCGGCCTGGGGGAGCGGGTGCAGGCGCGGTTCGCCGGGGTGAACCCGTACGTGCTGGACGTGCTGCTGGCGCTGGCCGCGA
This genomic interval from Kitasatospora gansuensis contains the following:
- a CDS encoding DNA-directed RNA polymerase subunit beta' — encoded protein: MLDVNFFDELRIGLATADDIRQWSHGEVKKPETINYRTLKPEKDGLFCEKIFGPTRDWECYCGKYKRVRFKGIICERCGVEVTRAKVRRERMGHIELAAPVTHIWYFKGVPSRLGYLLDLAPKDLEKVIYFAAYMITWVDDERRQRDLPSLEAHVSVERQQIENRRDSDLEARAKKAETDLAELEAEGAKADVRRKVREGAEREMKQLRDRAQRELDRLDEVWARFKNLKVQDLEGDELLYRELRDRFGTYFSGSMGAAALKDRLETFDLAEESERLREIIRTGKGQKKTRALKRLKVVSAFLQTTNKPNGMVLDCVPVIPPDLRPMVQLDGGRFATSDLNDLYRRVINRNNRLKRLLDLGAPEIIVNNEKRMLQEAVDALFDNGRRGRPVTGPGNRPLKSLSDMLKGKQGRFRQNLLGKRVDYSARSVIVVGPQLKLHQCGLPKAMALELFKPFVMKRLVDLNHAQNIKSAKRMVERARPVVWDVLEEVIAEHPVLLNRAPTLHRLGIQAFEPQLVEGKAIQIHPLVCTAFNADFDGDQMAVHLPLSAEAQAEARILMLSSNNILKPADGRPVTMPTQDMVLGLFFLTSDREKVKGGGRSFTSAAEAVMAFDAKQIDVQAVIDIRLPIGTVPPRGWTPPVDEDGQSTWFEGESFRLKTTLGRALFNELLPEDYPFVDYEVGKKQLSAIVNDLAERYPKVVVAATLDNLKAAGFHWATRSGVTVSISDVVVPPNKPQILEGYEAQAEKVQRQYERGLITNEERKSELIGIWTRATNEVAEAMNANFEKTNPIFMMVDSGARGNMMQMRQIAGMRGLVSNAKNETIPRPIKASFREGLTVLEYFISTHGARKGLADTALRTADSGYLTRRLVDVSQDVIIREEDCGTERGLKLAIGVVENGVLRKTDDVETSVYARMLAEDITVDGKLLATANTDLGDVLIDELIRHGISEVKTRSILTCESAVGTCAFCYGRSLATGKLVDIGEAVGIIAAQSIGEPGTQLTMRTFHTGGVAGDDITQGLPRVVELFEARTPKGVAPVSEAQGRVRIEDTEKTRKLVVTPDDGSDEIAYPISKRIKLLVSEGEAVAVGQKLTAGTMNPHDVLRIMGQRAVQIHLVAEVQKVYNSQGVSIHDKHIEIIIRQMLRRVTIIESGDAELLPGELVERGRFETENRRVVSEGGHPASGRPQLMGITKASLATESWLSAASFQETTRVLTDAAIHAKSDPLLGLKENVILGKLIPAGTGLPRYRNIRVEPTEEAKAAMYSAVGYDDYDLSPFSAGSGQAVPLDDYDYGPYTG
- a CDS encoding DUF4097 family beta strand repeat-containing protein, with amino-acid sequence MKRVLAGFGVAVAVVAGVTGCAAQEEREVAYGVTEAVRVLVVDGGTGDVEVVGEGSEVRVTEHQSYRGTAPEAKHQVADGTLTLSYRCPEDDCAVGYRVRVPAGTVVKVKAGTGSVRLTGLTAEVEASAGTGTITAERLGGQKVQLTAGTGDVKAGFAVAPADVRVKAGTGSVRVTVPKGEEYAVEAATGTGSVDVQVPVRTVSERRIVARAATGDVTVSGG